The Mycolicibacterium boenickei genome has a segment encoding these proteins:
- a CDS encoding class A beta-lactamase-related serine hydrolase has translation MRRLLFCVCALVVTCGVTVPSARAACTAGTDCDFAERIAAADAYLMSRPGTVGYVLRDRTTGAVYRNAHAGEQVWTASTIKLGMVVDLLTRQRAGTVTLTDSDRALMAAMLHSSDDDAADTLWSRYSGADHQAFNADFPAFGLTGLQPQRGFSRIYPYWGFQKATPEDLDRLINYTLTGLAPAETAGIVDALQHVDTNQQWGVWGAGPAMNPGNKDGWSLEQGGWVVNSVGFAGPEQRYTLAIMNALGDQGGYDDGVQTTTHLSEVLLAGRR, from the coding sequence ATGCGCCGCCTCCTGTTCTGTGTTTGTGCACTCGTCGTCACCTGCGGCGTCACCGTCCCGTCGGCACGTGCGGCCTGCACGGCCGGAACGGATTGCGACTTCGCCGAACGCATCGCCGCCGCCGACGCCTACCTGATGTCCCGACCGGGCACGGTCGGTTACGTCCTGCGTGATCGCACCACGGGCGCCGTCTACCGAAATGCGCACGCGGGCGAACAGGTGTGGACGGCGTCGACGATCAAACTGGGCATGGTGGTCGACCTGCTGACCAGACAACGCGCAGGCACCGTGACGCTGACCGACTCCGACCGGGCGCTGATGGCGGCCATGCTGCACTCGTCGGACGATGACGCCGCCGACACCCTGTGGTCCCGGTACAGCGGTGCCGACCACCAGGCGTTCAACGCCGATTTCCCGGCCTTTGGGCTGACCGGGCTGCAACCGCAGCGTGGGTTCAGCCGGATCTACCCGTACTGGGGCTTCCAGAAGGCCACGCCCGAGGATCTGGACCGATTGATCAACTACACCCTCACCGGCCTCGCCCCTGCCGAGACGGCCGGCATCGTGGATGCACTGCAGCACGTGGACACCAATCAGCAGTGGGGCGTCTGGGGCGCAGGACCGGCGATGAACCCCGGCAACAAGGACGGCTGGTCACTCGAGCAGGGCGGCTGGGTGGTCAACAGCGTCGGCTTCGCCGGACCCGAGCAGCGCTACACGTTGGCGATCATGAACGCGCTGGGCGACCAGGGCGGATACGACGACGGAGTACAGACCACCACGCACCTCAGCGAAGTACTGCTGGCCGGGCGCCGGTGA
- a CDS encoding DoxX family protein, which yields MLSATFIARGVDTLRDPSTSTETTRRTLGALSALPGPVGSGVPNNAEAVARVNAAVQVAGGLLLALGRAPRLTAAALAVTMVPRSIGSQAFLKDSDPERAAAQRREFFTDVSLLGGLIIAAADTAGKPSLAWRGRRAAQQVSASIAAAVPGASASGDALADSAIAEKIGHGLVVGAERGRELADAAVERASELATELAQLAREHGPEVADAARARAGELALVARERAPELAEAARERSAALADLARTQLDQRRDR from the coding sequence ATGTTGTCTGCGACCTTCATCGCCCGAGGCGTCGATACCCTGCGCGACCCGAGCACCTCCACCGAGACCACCCGCCGAACACTCGGCGCGCTCAGTGCCCTCCCCGGTCCGGTGGGGTCAGGGGTTCCGAACAATGCCGAGGCGGTGGCACGCGTCAACGCGGCGGTCCAGGTGGCAGGTGGGCTGCTCCTGGCGCTCGGTCGCGCGCCCAGGCTGACCGCGGCGGCACTGGCCGTGACGATGGTGCCGAGAAGCATTGGCTCACAGGCCTTCCTGAAGGACTCCGACCCGGAACGCGCCGCGGCGCAGCGCCGTGAGTTCTTCACCGACGTGAGTCTGCTGGGCGGCCTGATCATCGCGGCCGCCGACACCGCGGGCAAACCGTCGCTGGCCTGGCGCGGACGCCGTGCCGCGCAGCAGGTCTCGGCCAGTATCGCGGCCGCCGTTCCCGGCGCCTCGGCGAGCGGTGACGCGCTCGCCGACAGCGCGATCGCCGAGAAGATCGGGCATGGCCTGGTGGTCGGGGCCGAGCGCGGCCGCGAACTGGCCGACGCTGCCGTCGAGCGGGCCAGTGAATTGGCCACCGAACTGGCCCAACTCGCGCGTGAACACGGGCCCGAGGTCGCCGACGCCGCTCGTGCCCGCGCCGGTGAACTGGCGCTCGTGGCTCGCGAGCGCGCTCCAGAGCTGGCAGAGGCGGCCCGCGAACGCTCCGCTGCGCTGGCCGATCTCGCACGAACTCAACTCGACCAGCGCCGCGATCGGTAG
- a CDS encoding RDD family protein, with translation MSTGDYQPEFGQYGQPGGYPPPYGGQVPGGYPPPYGTQTPGGLGRRWLARVIDGILVGIVAFFLSFITDSLSNYWVTGLFSGLLMFVYFVGLEVATGATPGKKLLGLAVHGAGNTPKPTAKESAIRNAFTLLPIIPFVGGFLGIIAMIVIAVTISSSPTKQGKHDELAGGTQVVRG, from the coding sequence ATGAGCACGGGTGACTATCAACCGGAATTCGGGCAGTACGGACAACCGGGCGGCTATCCGCCGCCCTACGGAGGGCAGGTGCCGGGTGGTTATCCCCCGCCCTACGGCACCCAAACCCCTGGCGGCTTGGGCCGGCGTTGGCTTGCCCGGGTGATCGACGGGATCCTCGTCGGGATCGTGGCGTTCTTCCTGTCGTTCATCACCGATTCGCTGTCGAATTACTGGGTCACCGGTCTGTTCAGCGGATTGCTGATGTTCGTGTACTTCGTCGGCCTCGAGGTGGCGACGGGTGCGACACCGGGCAAGAAGCTGCTCGGCCTGGCGGTGCACGGCGCCGGCAACACACCCAAGCCGACGGCCAAGGAATCAGCGATCCGCAACGCGTTCACGCTGCTGCCGATCATCCCGTTCGTGGGCGGCTTCCTGGGCATCATCGCGATGATCGTGATCGCGGTGACCATCAGTTCCAGCCCGACCAAGCAGGGCAAGCACGACGAACTCGCCGGCGGCACCCAGGTGGTCCGGGGCTGA
- a CDS encoding GntT/GntP/DsdX family permease — protein MTSALTHLAAGTELVEPVAGGAQLVLAALAGIALIVVLITIVKLHPFLALIFGALTVGMAAGENISDVLASFSSGFGSTAASVGILIALGAMFAKLLADSGGADEIVDTIVGHASPRALPWAMALVGAIIGLPMFFEIGLVLLMPVIYLVARRSQLSLITVGIPALAGLSAMHGFVPPHPGPVAAISLLNADLGVTLALGVLVAIPTIVVAGPLFGKLAGRWVVLEVPDRFDAADPTGGNSNGSGSAGTTGTATATKTRPTFGLTMFSVLLPVALMMGKALVDIFVDDKSHLLRQTFDILGQPLMALLIAVVVGMFTLGGGAKMTRDQIVKCIESSLPPVAGIILIVAAGGGFKQVLVDTGIGTLLAEWAKGANLSVVLLAWVLAVLIRLATGSATVATITASSLMLGLVEGMSTGEVSLVVLAVGAGSLFFSHVNDAGFWLVKEYFGMTVGQTIKSWSLMETALSVAGLVFVLLLGLVI, from the coding sequence ATGACCTCGGCGCTCACTCATCTCGCGGCCGGTACCGAGCTGGTCGAACCGGTCGCGGGCGGAGCACAGTTGGTTCTGGCCGCACTGGCCGGCATCGCCCTGATCGTCGTGCTCATCACGATCGTCAAACTGCATCCGTTCCTGGCCCTGATCTTCGGCGCGCTGACCGTGGGGATGGCTGCGGGGGAGAACATCAGCGACGTACTCGCCTCGTTCTCCAGCGGCTTCGGTTCGACCGCGGCCAGCGTCGGAATATTGATCGCCCTGGGTGCGATGTTCGCCAAGCTGTTGGCCGACTCCGGGGGAGCGGACGAGATCGTGGACACCATCGTCGGGCACGCGTCCCCGCGAGCACTGCCGTGGGCAATGGCATTGGTGGGCGCGATCATCGGCCTGCCGATGTTCTTCGAGATCGGCCTGGTGCTGCTGATGCCGGTGATCTACCTGGTGGCCCGCCGTTCGCAACTGTCCTTGATCACGGTCGGCATCCCTGCGCTGGCGGGCCTGTCGGCCATGCACGGATTCGTCCCACCACATCCCGGACCTGTCGCCGCCATCTCACTGCTCAACGCCGACCTGGGTGTCACGCTGGCACTGGGTGTGCTGGTGGCTATCCCGACGATCGTGGTGGCGGGCCCGTTGTTCGGCAAGTTGGCCGGCCGGTGGGTCGTCCTCGAGGTGCCGGACCGGTTCGACGCGGCGGACCCCACGGGCGGGAACTCGAACGGCAGTGGCAGCGCCGGCACGACGGGAACGGCGACCGCTACGAAGACGCGACCGACGTTCGGCCTCACCATGTTCAGCGTGCTGCTGCCGGTGGCATTGATGATGGGTAAGGCCCTGGTCGACATCTTCGTCGACGACAAGTCGCACCTGCTGCGTCAGACGTTCGACATTCTCGGCCAGCCGTTGATGGCGTTGCTGATCGCGGTGGTGGTCGGCATGTTCACCCTCGGTGGCGGCGCGAAGATGACTCGCGACCAGATCGTGAAATGCATCGAGTCTTCGCTTCCTCCGGTGGCCGGGATCATCCTGATCGTCGCGGCCGGTGGCGGGTTCAAACAGGTCCTGGTCGACACCGGGATCGGTACCCTGCTCGCCGAATGGGCCAAGGGCGCCAATCTGTCCGTGGTACTGCTGGCGTGGGTGCTGGCCGTACTGATCCGGTTGGCGACGGGATCGGCCACGGTGGCCACGATCACCGCGTCGTCGCTGATGCTCGGCCTGGTCGAGGGGATGAGCACCGGCGAGGTCTCCCTGGTGGTGCTCGCCGTCGGCGCCGGCTCGTTGTTCTTCTCACACGTCAACGACGCCGGATTCTGGCTGGTGAAGGAGTATTTCGGGATGACCGTCGGCCAGACCATCAAATCGTGGTCACTGATGGAGACGGCGCTGTCGGTGGCCGGTCTGGTCTTCGTCCTGCTGTTGGGGCTGGTGATCTGA